From Chloroflexota bacterium, one genomic window encodes:
- a CDS encoding glycosyltransferase family 39 protein codes for MDARFCWWPTTRRYRLILILLLVGAAALRLGLWLLPSHQPANDEVEYLAVARDLLAGQGWRFYDAYPWLRAPLYPLYLAATLWLSNNDPQIALLFNIALSLIHLWLLWLLGREWAGDHPQAEKVGLWTAGLASGLLTFATFANLWMSETLWNVLWASSLLLLLHWHRTKQLRFALAAGLTIGLTILTRSLPLAFVPVLIGWMWWNWRGWRSLQHGLALGLVACALVAPWSLRNWLAYGRLITVETGFAYNLWAFSEPALELSEINTILSAIPNPAERADYASAKGRELLAADPSILARKPWTNTVYLWRIKPIEDRFIQANYYSDVALPYLIAALIFDDLWYVLCVVLALWGFARAPRDARWWLALLWVGYIVGSTMFTHGEARYRQFFWPIMLIYAAFSLAKLRVTTPIWQRLGASVLGLIILWVIIDHSPWQVLQQQISRGWWRWQADQALAAGDLVQAEVASLRALNSLPSADGWLAFAQIKEQAGQFDAAVQAYIAAVNHNRDYPLASYQLGHYLLRRNDLAAAREAWANPYVDRTSLLDWAWSAADRPAEKQIDLGAGLDIGVIEGFYPAEILAESTARWSTAHARLRLPAGEAGVVRLRIANPRPSDAPAANLQICVAKQQCIQIKQLGAEWRVLHLPIAASPNERQLELLTQPWQAPSDQRQLGIVLDWVELAR; via the coding sequence ATGGATGCACGTTTTTGTTGGTGGCCGACAACTCGGCGCTATCGACTGATATTGATCCTTTTGCTGGTTGGAGCGGCGGCGCTACGTTTGGGCTTATGGTTGTTGCCAAGCCACCAACCAGCGAATGATGAAGTTGAATACCTCGCGGTTGCCCGCGATTTGTTGGCAGGCCAAGGCTGGCGTTTTTATGATGCTTACCCTTGGCTACGTGCCCCGTTGTACCCGCTGTATCTGGCGGCAACCCTCTGGCTGAGCAACAACGATCCCCAAATTGCCTTGCTGTTTAATATCGCTTTGAGTCTGATTCATCTGTGGTTGCTGTGGTTACTTGGGCGCGAGTGGGCTGGCGATCATCCGCAGGCTGAAAAAGTTGGGCTGTGGACGGCTGGTTTGGCCAGTGGTTTATTGACCTTCGCAACTTTTGCCAATTTATGGATGAGCGAAACGCTCTGGAATGTGCTTTGGGCCAGTAGTTTGCTGCTGCTGCTGCATTGGCATCGAACCAAACAATTACGTTTTGCTTTGGCTGCTGGCTTGACGATTGGCCTGACGATTCTGACGCGCTCGTTGCCCTTGGCCTTTGTGCCAGTATTAATTGGCTGGATGTGGTGGAATTGGCGAGGTTGGCGGAGTTTGCAGCATGGTTTGGCCTTGGGCTTGGTAGCTTGTGCGCTGGTTGCGCCATGGTCGCTGCGCAATTGGCTAGCTTATGGGCGTTTGATTACGGTTGAAACTGGCTTTGCCTACAATCTGTGGGCATTTAGCGAGCCAGCGCTTGAGCTAAGCGAGATTAACACCATTCTCTCAGCAATACCCAATCCGGCGGAGCGGGCTGATTATGCTTCGGCCAAAGGCCGCGAGTTATTGGCCGCCGATCCGAGCATTTTGGCGCGTAAGCCTTGGACGAATACGGTCTATCTCTGGCGCATCAAACCAATTGAAGATCGCTTTATTCAGGCCAATTATTATAGCGATGTAGCCTTACCTTATTTAATCGCTGCCTTGATTTTCGATGATCTGTGGTATGTACTGTGTGTCGTGTTGGCGCTGTGGGGCTTTGCGCGTGCTCCGCGTGATGCTCGCTGGTGGTTGGCCTTGCTCTGGGTAGGTTATATTGTTGGTAGCACGATGTTTACCCATGGCGAGGCACGCTATCGCCAGTTTTTCTGGCCAATTATGCTAATCTACGCGGCATTTAGTTTAGCCAAATTACGGGTAACTACGCCGATATGGCAACGCTTGGGGGCAAGCGTACTCGGCCTAATTATTTTGTGGGTGATTATTGATCATTCGCCGTGGCAAGTGCTGCAACAGCAAATAAGCCGTGGTTGGTGGCGCTGGCAAGCCGACCAAGCCTTAGCGGCTGGCGATTTGGTTCAAGCCGAGGTTGCTAGTTTGCGGGCACTTAATAGCTTGCCTTCGGCTGATGGTTGGCTGGCGTTTGCTCAGATCAAAGAGCAAGCGGGCCAATTTGATGCGGCGGTGCAAGCCTATATCGCTGCGGTCAATCACAACCGCGATTATCCCTTGGCAAGCTATCAATTAGGCCATTATTTGCTGCGGCGCAACGATCTGGCGGCGGCGCGTGAAGCATGGGCCAACCCCTATGTTGATCGCACGAGCTTGCTAGATTGGGCTTGGAGTGCAGCCGATCGCCCAGCCGAAAAGCAGATCGATCTTGGGGCTGGCTTGGATATTGGCGTGATCGAAGGATTTTATCCGGCCGAAATCCTCGCGGAGAGCACAGCCCGTTGGTCAACCGCTCATGCTCGCTTGCGCCTGCCTGCAGGTGAGGCTGGCGTTGTCCGTTTGCGCATTGCCAATCCACGGCCAAGCGATGCCCCCGCAGCAAACCTGCAAATCTGTGTTGCCAAGCAGCAATGCATCCAAATCAAGCAACTTGGGGCTGAGTGGCGGGTGCTGCATCTGCCAATTGCCGCTAGCCCAAACGAACGTCAACTTGAACTATTAACCCAGCCATGGCAAGCCCCAAGCGACCAACGCCAGCTTGGAATTGTACTGGATTGGGTTGAATTAGCGAGGTAA
- a CDS encoding endo alpha-1,4 polygalactosaminidase: MRRYWLIGIGLALVVASVLFARPLSQRAFVPIAQRNAWWQPSVNSTMQLQFTGTPLDLGVNVTVYDLDLFDTSSATVSQLHSQGRKVVCYINVGAWEDWRDDAAAFPSSVLGNDYDGWPGEKWLDIRQIDLLAPIMRARMDSCKNKGFDGIEPDNINGYQNNTGFPLTANDQLIFNRWLANEAHSRGLSIGLKNDSEQISELIDYYDWALTEDCFDQGWCAELSPFIAAGKPVFAIEYTDTGAQTSQFCPQARQLGINAMLKHRELDAYRVGCEQ; this comes from the coding sequence ATGCGCCGTTATTGGTTGATTGGGATTGGCTTGGCCTTGGTGGTAGCCTCGGTGCTGTTTGCGCGTCCGCTCAGCCAACGGGCTTTTGTACCGATTGCCCAACGCAATGCGTGGTGGCAACCAAGCGTCAATTCCACTATGCAACTTCAATTTACTGGCACGCCGCTCGATCTTGGGGTTAATGTAACGGTCTATGATTTGGATTTGTTTGATACCAGCAGTGCGACGGTGAGCCAACTACATAGCCAAGGCCGCAAAGTTGTGTGCTATATCAATGTTGGCGCTTGGGAAGATTGGCGCGACGATGCCGCTGCGTTTCCGAGCAGTGTGCTGGGCAACGATTACGATGGCTGGCCAGGTGAAAAATGGCTCGATATTCGCCAAATCGATTTGCTTGCGCCGATTATGCGAGCACGCATGGATTCGTGCAAAAACAAAGGCTTTGATGGCATCGAGCCAGATAATATCAATGGCTACCAAAATAATACTGGGTTTCCGTTGACCGCTAACGATCAACTGATCTTTAATCGCTGGTTGGCTAATGAAGCCCATAGCCGTGGCTTATCGATTGGCCTAAAAAACGATTCCGAGCAAATCAGCGAGCTGATCGATTATTATGATTGGGCATTAACTGAAGATTGTTTTGACCAAGGCTGGTGTGCCGAATTAAGCCCATTTATCGCCGCAGGCAAGCCAGTATTTGCAATTGAATATACCGATACAGGTGCCCAAACCAGCCAATTTTGCCCACAAGCCCGCCAATTAGGAATTAATGCCATGCTCAAACATCGCGAACTCGATGCCTATCGGGTTGGCTGTGAGCAGTAG
- a CDS encoding UDP-N-acetylmuramoyl-L-alanyl-D-glutamate--2,6-diaminopimelate ligase, with product MKSFAELLLHVTHQASGDHHVAISNVAYDSRKVRPGALFVAIKGVHVDGHRYIATAVEQGAVAVVYDDPHQAPPATIPSALVADAKIALSPIAAAFYDYPAQQLEVVGITGSKGKTTTTFLTAAALEASGELVGFMSTVDFKIGQRQWANKTRQSTPEALEIQAMLREMVEAGCRYAVVESTSHGLSPRWNRLGDCAYDVALITNVTHEHLDYHGTVEQYRADKAQLFQLLTTSPSQKSILGQTTIVEKVAIVNADDPYAAQFRAAAGDQVRHLSYAIHAEADLRATEIVSTSKGLRFTATTPQGNFALNLQLVGTFYVYNVLAALSVCVARGVDLAAAIQRLEAIPGINGRMEQVELGQPFSVLVDYAHNPDSFEQVMGMMRPLTQGRLIAVFGSAGERDLAKRPIQGQIAAKWCDLLYLTDEDPRAEDSLQILQEIAAGAQAEGKIIDQDCWLIADRRTAIEQALATAQAGDVVLLLGKGHEGNIIYASGDIEWNEHAEAERALQGLGYIKR from the coding sequence ATGAAATCGTTCGCTGAACTTTTGCTGCATGTTACCCATCAAGCCTCCGGCGATCACCACGTTGCAATTAGCAATGTAGCTTACGATTCGCGCAAAGTTAGGCCTGGAGCGCTGTTTGTGGCGATCAAAGGGGTGCATGTTGATGGTCATCGTTATATTGCAACTGCCGTGGAGCAAGGCGCGGTGGCAGTGGTCTATGATGACCCTCATCAAGCGCCGCCTGCCACTATTCCCTCGGCCTTGGTTGCCGATGCCAAAATTGCGCTCTCGCCGATTGCCGCAGCCTTTTATGATTACCCCGCCCAGCAATTAGAAGTGGTGGGAATTACAGGCTCAAAGGGCAAAACCACCACCACCTTTTTAACCGCCGCCGCTTTAGAAGCTAGCGGCGAGTTGGTGGGCTTTATGAGCACTGTCGATTTTAAAATTGGCCAGCGCCAATGGGCCAACAAAACCCGCCAATCGACCCCCGAAGCCTTGGAAATTCAGGCCATGTTGCGCGAGATGGTCGAGGCTGGTTGTCGCTATGCTGTGGTCGAAAGCACGTCGCATGGCCTCTCACCCCGTTGGAATCGGCTGGGCGATTGTGCCTATGATGTAGCATTGATTACCAATGTGACCCACGAGCACCTTGATTACCATGGCACGGTTGAGCAATATCGTGCTGATAAAGCTCAATTGTTTCAGTTACTCACCACCAGTCCCAGCCAAAAATCAATTCTTGGTCAAACAACGATAGTCGAAAAAGTCGCAATTGTTAATGCCGATGATCCGTATGCGGCCCAATTTCGGGCAGCAGCTGGCGATCAAGTGCGCCATTTGAGCTATGCAATTCATGCAGAGGCCGATCTTCGGGCTACCGAAATTGTTTCAACGAGCAAGGGCTTGCGTTTTACCGCAACCACGCCGCAAGGCAATTTTGCGCTCAATTTGCAATTAGTTGGCACATTCTATGTCTACAATGTGTTAGCAGCACTCAGCGTCTGTGTGGCGCGAGGCGTTGATCTGGCGGCGGCGATTCAGCGGCTTGAGGCAATTCCAGGCATTAACGGGCGCATGGAGCAAGTTGAGCTTGGTCAGCCATTTAGTGTGCTGGTCGATTATGCCCATAACCCCGATTCGTTTGAGCAAGTGATGGGTATGATGCGCCCCTTGACCCAAGGCCGTTTGATTGCAGTATTTGGCTCAGCAGGCGAGCGCGATCTCGCCAAGCGTCCAATTCAAGGCCAAATTGCGGCCAAATGGTGCGATCTGCTCTACCTGACCGATGAAGATCCACGCGCCGAGGATTCGCTACAGATTTTGCAGGAAATTGCCGCTGGCGCACAGGCTGAGGGCAAAATTATCGATCAAGATTGCTGGCTGATTGCCGATCGGCGAACGGCAATTGAGCAAGCGCTGGCGACCGCTCAAGCGGGTGATGTGGTGCTGTTGCTCGGCAAAGGTCACGAAGGCAACATCATTTATGCCAGCGGCGATATCGAATGGAATGAGCATGCCGAGGCTGAACGTGCATTGCAAGGCTTGGGCTACATCAAACGATAA
- a CDS encoding peptidoglycan bridge formation glycyltransferase FemA/FemB family protein, protein MSFALRELDAAQWSAELAANPAVHLLQRAEWGQLKAQFGWQPQRIAIYNQHGFCAGAQVLWRSQYGLRVAYVPRGPIWSADQAANRLLLQSLERLARKRWAAFLRLEPNLLDAGAADQLHSELLLAGYEQSRSMQPSASIHLDLQPELASLQAQCSKGHRADVRRAERQGVSIRVGTTEADLDQFYAIMQATSQRANFGIHSREYYAQAWRLFGGDQADGAACLLIAEREGRVIGSFLVFAQGAEAQYMYSGTNEEGLKFAASHALQWAAISWAKQRGCTLYDFWGIPEAFLALEATTDPAERERLEQAAQATGMAGVYRFKKGWGGQPVRYLPAYDRVFLRPAYWLWQRRRSE, encoded by the coding sequence TTGAGTTTTGCGCTACGCGAACTTGATGCCGCTCAATGGTCGGCAGAACTAGCAGCCAATCCCGCTGTGCATCTTTTGCAACGCGCTGAATGGGGCCAACTCAAAGCCCAATTTGGCTGGCAACCGCAACGCATCGCAATCTACAATCAGCATGGGTTTTGCGCCGGAGCACAAGTGTTGTGGCGTTCGCAATATGGTTTGCGGGTGGCCTATGTGCCGCGTGGCCCAATTTGGTCGGCTGATCAGGCCGCTAATCGGTTATTGTTGCAAAGCTTAGAGCGTTTGGCTCGCAAACGTTGGGCAGCCTTTTTGCGCTTGGAGCCAAATTTGCTTGATGCTGGAGCCGCTGATCAACTGCATTCTGAGTTATTGCTGGCGGGCTATGAGCAGTCGCGGAGTATGCAGCCAAGCGCCTCAATTCACCTCGATCTCCAGCCAGAGTTGGCCAGCTTGCAAGCTCAATGTAGCAAAGGCCATCGTGCTGATGTGCGCCGCGCTGAGCGCCAGGGCGTAAGCATTCGAGTTGGCACAACCGAAGCCGATCTCGATCAGTTTTATGCGATTATGCAAGCGACCAGCCAACGCGCTAATTTTGGCATTCACAGCCGCGAGTATTATGCTCAGGCTTGGCGCTTGTTTGGCGGCGATCAGGCTGATGGCGCGGCATGTTTGTTGATTGCTGAGCGCGAAGGTCGGGTGATTGGCAGCTTTTTGGTGTTTGCCCAAGGCGCTGAAGCACAATATATGTATAGCGGCACCAATGAAGAAGGCTTGAAATTTGCCGCCAGCCATGCTTTGCAATGGGCTGCGATTAGCTGGGCTAAGCAACGTGGCTGCACGCTCTACGATTTTTGGGGCATTCCCGAGGCCTTTTTGGCGCTTGAAGCCACGACTGACCCAGCGGAACGTGAACGCTTGGAGCAAGCGGCCCAAGCGACGGGCATGGCGGGAGTCTATCGCTTTAAAAAAGGCTGGGGCGGCCAACCAGTCCGCTATCTGCCAGCCTATGATCGCGTTTTCTTGCGTCCGGCGTATTGGCTTTGGCAGCGCCGCCGCTCTGAATAG
- a CDS encoding PIG-L family deacetylase has product MYQHICLSPHFDDAALSLGGALAGWHTAGERCLIVTICSAPPSGELNQFAAYLHERWGAASDPIAIRRAEDQAAANRLGADLLFLEQHDAIYRHAGYDSAAAIFGTPIADDLLWASLTTQLQALVQQYPDAIWYAPLAVGNHVDHQITHGVAAKVLSNLRWYEDLPYSARNNARDQRLAQVQPTLDQVIAIDQTLAIKLASVADYASQIFELFGTVAAMEQELSTYAASVVEQGFAERLWRGGQV; this is encoded by the coding sequence ATGTATCAACATATTTGTTTATCACCCCATTTCGATGATGCCGCGTTATCCTTGGGTGGTGCGCTGGCTGGTTGGCATACTGCTGGCGAGCGTTGTTTGATCGTCACCATTTGTAGCGCTCCGCCCAGTGGCGAACTCAATCAATTTGCCGCTTATCTTCACGAACGTTGGGGTGCTGCCAGCGATCCAATTGCGATTCGTCGCGCCGAGGATCAAGCCGCCGCCAACCGCCTCGGAGCCGATTTGCTGTTTCTTGAGCAACACGATGCGATCTATCGCCATGCTGGCTATGATTCAGCCGCCGCTATTTTTGGCACACCGATCGCCGATGATTTGCTCTGGGCTAGCCTCACCACCCAACTTCAAGCTCTTGTCCAGCAATATCCCGACGCGATTTGGTATGCACCGTTGGCGGTTGGCAATCATGTCGATCATCAAATTACCCATGGCGTGGCGGCCAAAGTACTTTCAAATTTGCGTTGGTACGAAGATTTGCCCTATTCGGCCCGCAATAACGCCCGCGATCAACGCTTAGCCCAAGTCCAACCAACTCTCGATCAAGTGATTGCGATCGATCAAACCTTGGCGATCAAATTGGCTTCAGTCGCCGATTATGCCAGCCAAATCTTTGAATTATTTGGCACAGTTGCGGCGATGGAGCAGGAGCTGAGCACGTATGCGGCGAGTGTCGTCGAACAAGGCTTTGCTGAACGCTTATGGCGAGGAGGCCAGGTTTGA
- a CDS encoding HEAT repeat domain-containing protein — MTEEQNERDIEQALAEIGDHNRPIVLSELKVFNDLDQDETEIFEIEWLRIEPSHRRNLAQAMQEVAEASLELDFRAVFSILLTDQDPAIRIAAVKGMAEDTRRSSLRRLSELLTTDPDDGVRANAAITLGAWALRAGEGNLDQRTNTELLQTLWAAFDDRQTSTLVRQRLLETLGYLADSDPRVNQEIGAAHQRLDDGWQAAALCAMGRTGLDQWLPTITASLRSHEPLLRFEAVRAAGELGDLAESIVNQVARAAADGDVEVATTAIWALGQIGGAAARRFLEQLVKDSEGVRREAAAEALKELQFFDDPVQSLPFDDDEDEDEYWYGDDEDE, encoded by the coding sequence ATGACTGAAGAACAAAATGAACGCGATATTGAGCAAGCTTTGGCCGAAATTGGCGACCATAATCGCCCAATTGTGTTGAGTGAACTCAAAGTTTTTAACGATCTCGACCAAGATGAAACTGAGATTTTTGAAATTGAATGGCTGCGGATCGAGCCAAGCCATCGGCGTAATTTGGCTCAAGCCATGCAAGAAGTTGCCGAAGCTAGCCTTGAGCTTGATTTTCGCGCAGTATTTAGCATTTTGCTGACCGACCAAGATCCAGCAATCCGCATCGCAGCAGTCAAGGGTATGGCCGAAGATACCCGCCGCTCAAGTTTGCGCCGTTTAAGCGAATTGCTTACAACCGATCCTGATGATGGGGTGCGAGCTAATGCGGCGATCACGCTGGGTGCGTGGGCGTTACGCGCAGGCGAAGGCAATCTCGATCAGCGAACCAATACTGAATTATTGCAAACGCTCTGGGCCGCTTTTGATGATCGCCAAACCTCGACCTTGGTACGCCAACGCTTGTTGGAAACCTTGGGCTATTTGGCCGATAGCGATCCACGAGTCAATCAGGAAATTGGGGCAGCTCACCAACGACTTGATGATGGTTGGCAGGCCGCCGCGCTCTGTGCCATGGGTCGCACTGGCTTAGATCAATGGTTGCCAACGATTACGGCTAGTTTGCGTTCCCATGAGCCATTGTTACGGTTTGAAGCAGTGCGGGCCGCTGGTGAACTGGGCGATTTAGCCGAATCGATTGTCAACCAAGTGGCACGGGCGGCGGCTGATGGCGATGTTGAAGTCGCTACAACTGCGATTTGGGCATTGGGCCAAATTGGCGGCGCGGCAGCGCGACGCTTTCTCGAACAATTAGTTAAAGATTCAGAAGGTGTTCGCCGCGAAGCTGCTGCCGAAGCGCTCAAAGAATTGCAATTCTTCGATGACCCCGTGCAATCCTTGCCCTTCGACGACGATGAGGACGAGGACGAATATTGGTATGGCGACGACGAGGACGAGTAA
- a CDS encoding polysaccharide deacetylase family protein, producing MIRRWIRGLWGLTLCGVLLSCGQGTATQAPQTQAPTATTTVAASPTTAASPTTAASPTLAATATSEASPTPAGLSDADLAKYAPNEIGWVLVLEYHLIESPDADYSRSPENLRKDLEWLYANNFYPMTLRDLVDNNISVPLGKSPVVLTFDDSSDGQFRYLEDGTLDPTSAMGILQAFAAEHPDFPAIAVFFPLIDVDVKERVLFGQPELATQKLQEIVALGGEIGTHTYTHQRLDEADAEQIQWQLAFSIKELEERIGDGYKVTSLSYPLGMFPEDESLVRAGESEGESYTLSAAVDVTGGASPSPYSQNFDPYHIRRTQAVDSQLEYWYQLFEERPDLKFISDGDPDTITVPSEETLGEEQQGRLRPDLEVRRYERK from the coding sequence ATGATTCGACGTTGGATTCGTGGACTGTGGGGTTTGACGCTGTGTGGGGTGTTGTTGAGTTGTGGTCAGGGTACTGCCACGCAAGCACCACAAACCCAAGCTCCCACGGCAACCACAACTGTTGCTGCTAGCCCAACCACTGCCGCCTCGCCAACGACGGCTGCTTCACCAACCTTGGCGGCAACAGCAACTTCCGAAGCTTCACCAACCCCCGCTGGTCTCAGCGATGCCGATCTCGCGAAGTATGCACCCAATGAGATTGGCTGGGTTTTGGTCTTAGAATATCACTTAATTGAATCTCCCGATGCAGACTATAGCCGCTCACCCGAAAATTTGCGCAAGGATTTAGAGTGGTTGTATGCCAATAATTTTTACCCAATGACCTTGCGTGATTTGGTTGATAACAACATTAGCGTGCCGCTGGGCAAATCGCCAGTTGTTTTAACTTTTGATGATTCATCGGATGGTCAGTTCCGCTATCTTGAAGATGGTACGCTTGACCCAACTTCGGCCATGGGTATTTTGCAAGCATTTGCCGCCGAACACCCCGATTTTCCGGCGATTGCGGTGTTCTTCCCGTTGATCGATGTTGATGTGAAAGAGCGGGTTTTGTTTGGTCAGCCTGAGCTTGCCACCCAAAAACTGCAAGAAATTGTGGCCTTGGGCGGCGAGATTGGTACGCATACCTACACCCATCAACGCCTCGACGAAGCTGATGCTGAACAAATTCAATGGCAATTGGCCTTCTCGATCAAAGAGCTTGAGGAGCGGATTGGCGATGGCTATAAAGTTACAAGCCTGAGCTATCCCTTGGGTATGTTTCCCGAAGATGAGAGTTTGGTCCGCGCAGGCGAATCTGAAGGCGAGAGCTACACATTAAGCGCAGCTGTTGATGTCACTGGTGGCGCTAGCCCTTCGCCCTATTCGCAAAACTTCGATCCCTACCATATTCGCCGAACGCAAGCGGTTGATTCGCAATTGGAATATTGGTATCAGTTGTTTGAAGAACGGCCTGATCTCAAATTTATCTCCGATGGCGACCCCGATACCATTACCGTGCCCAGCGAGGAAACGCTTGGCGAGGAGCAACAAGGTCGTTTGCGCCCCGACTTGGAAGTACGCCGCTACGAACGGAAGTAG